One Streptomyces mobaraensis NBRC 13819 = DSM 40847 DNA segment encodes these proteins:
- a CDS encoding fibronectin type III domain-containing protein has translation MHGRNAVRRASATTLVIASAALGLTVPTGPASAAPVSGCAPGVWKAEFFAGTTFAGKPKKTGCDHAIAENYGNGAPAGLPRDNFGVRWTTTRDFGSGGPFTLATEIQGGVRVYVDKTRAIDLWKSAKGIRKKSVRITVPQGKHTLRVEYANVTGPAAVKFTYAPVTGKPDDKVKPLAPAGTRAAYDTASGKATVTWAGNSELDLAGYQVHRRALPATGKPGPWQTVSGAKPVTRTSLTDRPAKDGSGYAYAVTAVDKAGNVSARSAEVRVTTPKPTPPAPAAPSAPAGLKVVSANGKQAELSWAKNTEPDVREYQVWRRAAGHDWELTATTAGTSAIDTPKDDGTAYEYAVVAVAEKTRSERSAPVSFTPEIRRPGEPGIPTGLKVTGIDGRRAKLSWDKSPYEDHVIAYRIWRRDAQHDWKAIGKSGSSVLSYTDDPTVDGTTYEYALSAVAVNEREGKRSAQTVRFTPEFRGAPQPPFALEAYDTPQGVKLYWRSLDNAPSFRVYVRKEHGGPAFTLAGTLRNPGDGRLEFLDTNTGRDRLTYYVVAVSKDGVESGRSNLASVEKR, from the coding sequence ATGCACGGAAGAAACGCCGTACGTCGCGCATCGGCGACCACGCTCGTCATCGCCTCCGCGGCACTGGGATTGACGGTGCCGACCGGTCCCGCTTCCGCGGCACCCGTTTCCGGTTGCGCTCCCGGCGTCTGGAAGGCCGAGTTCTTCGCCGGCACCACGTTCGCGGGCAAGCCGAAGAAGACCGGCTGCGACCACGCGATAGCCGAGAACTACGGCAACGGCGCCCCGGCGGGCCTGCCGCGCGACAACTTCGGCGTGCGCTGGACGACCACCCGTGACTTCGGCTCCGGAGGCCCCTTCACCCTCGCCACGGAAATCCAGGGCGGCGTCCGCGTCTACGTGGACAAAACCCGCGCGATCGACCTCTGGAAGAGCGCGAAGGGAATTCGGAAGAAGTCCGTCCGGATCACCGTCCCCCAGGGGAAACACACTCTCCGCGTCGAGTACGCGAATGTCACGGGCCCGGCCGCCGTGAAATTCACCTATGCGCCGGTCACCGGCAAACCCGACGACAAGGTCAAGCCGCTGGCCCCGGCCGGAACGCGGGCCGCCTACGACACCGCGTCCGGCAAAGCGACCGTGACCTGGGCCGGGAACAGCGAACTCGACCTGGCCGGCTACCAGGTCCACCGCCGCGCCCTCCCGGCCACCGGCAAGCCCGGGCCGTGGCAGACCGTCAGCGGGGCGAAGCCGGTGACGCGCACGTCCCTCACCGACCGCCCGGCGAAGGACGGCAGCGGCTACGCCTACGCCGTCACCGCCGTCGACAAGGCCGGCAACGTCTCCGCCCGCTCCGCCGAGGTGCGCGTCACCACGCCCAAGCCCACCCCGCCCGCCCCCGCCGCACCGTCCGCCCCCGCCGGGCTCAAGGTGGTCTCGGCCAACGGCAAGCAGGCCGAACTCTCCTGGGCGAAGAACACCGAGCCGGACGTGCGCGAGTACCAGGTCTGGCGCCGCGCCGCCGGCCACGACTGGGAACTCACCGCCACGACCGCCGGAACCTCGGCCATCGACACCCCCAAGGACGACGGCACCGCGTACGAGTACGCCGTCGTGGCGGTCGCGGAGAAGACGCGGTCGGAACGCTCCGCGCCCGTCTCCTTCACCCCTGAGATCCGCCGCCCCGGCGAGCCGGGAATTCCCACCGGTCTCAAGGTGACGGGCATCGACGGCCGGCGCGCCAAACTCTCCTGGGACAAGAGCCCCTACGAGGACCACGTGATCGCCTACCGCATTTGGCGCCGGGATGCCCAGCACGACTGGAAGGCCATCGGAAAGAGCGGCAGCAGCGTGCTCTCGTACACCGACGACCCCACGGTCGACGGCACCACGTACGAGTACGCCCTCAGCGCGGTGGCCGTCAACGAGCGGGAAGGAAAGCGCTCCGCGCAGACCGTCCGCTTCACCCCCGAATTCCGGGGAGCGCCCCAGCCCCCGTTCGCCCTGGAGGCCTACGACACCCCCCAGGGCGTGAAGCTGTACTGGCGCTCCCTCGACAACGCCCCGTCCTTCCGCGTCTACGTCCGGAAGGAGCACGGAGGCCCCGCCTTCACGCTCGCCGGCACCCTCCGGAACCCGGGTGACGGGCGACTGGAATTCCTGGACACGAACACCGGCCGCGACCGCCTGACCTACTACGTGGTCGCCGTCTCCAAGGACGGCGTGGAATCCGGCCGCAGCAACCTGGCAAGCGTGGAAAAGCGCTAG
- a CDS encoding FG-GAP repeat domain-containing protein, producing MTHSSRQARTLSRLAASAALASTLIGGAAGTAAAAGQSGQGGTKAARHRPTPVAPFFFLSGILPSGQMYAYLPDGKGGFDARSGAYVWPHLKYGVSVDPDLTGSQDGAYHVMDDGTLNLWRNGKLKRVAGGWGRYDNVFSPGTLAHAAHPDLVARDKQGVLWRFPTKADGTLAPGVRIGPGWGQYTRITGLGDLSGDNKADIVARDKQGVLWLYKGTGDARKPFAARTRVGGGWNRFDKLVTTGDVDADGHSDLLARDPKGDLWLYKGTGKAAAPFKAKTKIGTGFNQYRDLF from the coding sequence GTGACCCACTCCTCCCGGCAGGCGCGCACCCTGTCGCGTCTCGCCGCCTCGGCGGCGCTCGCGTCCACCCTGATCGGCGGCGCCGCCGGCACCGCCGCGGCGGCCGGGCAGAGCGGCCAGGGCGGCACCAAGGCCGCGCGGCACCGGCCGACGCCCGTCGCGCCGTTCTTCTTCCTGTCCGGGATCCTGCCGTCGGGCCAGATGTACGCCTACCTGCCCGACGGCAAGGGCGGCTTCGACGCCCGCTCGGGCGCCTACGTCTGGCCCCACCTCAAGTACGGCGTGTCGGTGGATCCGGACCTGACGGGCAGTCAGGACGGCGCGTACCACGTCATGGACGACGGAACGCTCAACCTCTGGCGGAACGGGAAGCTGAAGCGGGTGGCCGGCGGCTGGGGCCGGTACGACAACGTCTTCTCGCCGGGCACGCTGGCCCACGCCGCCCACCCCGACCTGGTGGCGCGCGACAAGCAGGGCGTCCTCTGGCGCTTCCCGACCAAGGCGGACGGCACCCTCGCCCCCGGCGTGCGGATCGGCCCCGGCTGGGGCCAGTACACGCGGATCACCGGCCTCGGCGACCTGAGCGGCGACAACAAGGCCGACATCGTCGCCCGCGACAAGCAGGGCGTCCTCTGGCTCTACAAGGGCACGGGCGACGCGCGGAAGCCGTTCGCCGCCCGCACGCGCGTCGGCGGCGGCTGGAACCGCTTCGACAAGCTGGTGACCACGGGCGACGTCGACGCCGACGGCCACAGCGACCTCCTCGCCCGCGACCCCAAGGGCGACCTGTGGCTCTACAAGGGCACCGGCAAGGCCGCCGCGCCCTTCAAGGCCAAGACGAAGATCGGCACGGGCTTCAACCAGTACCGCGACCTCTTCTGA
- a CDS encoding UDP-N-acetylglucosamine 1-carboxyvinyltransferase, which translates to MTISSDGLVKVTGNRALTGRYPVQGSKNIALHLYAAALLADTPLVLVRAPDIVDTGVCAQILRHIGVGAMFDRNQFMVSPAETLRPVVPYELGRQIRTTAVLASAVLARAGQVTFPYPGGDAFCPRLIDRHLAAMRAAGAEVVSTPTELRVLSGRRGLRAFTVDVNTPYGPSLGATVTAVLLAARIPGASLITSPSIEPEVIETCRFLAVRGVAIHWDVEGLHVSGSDRIDGGTFAIVGDRIEAATVAMAVAATGGCVDLDGITLDHLPVGLITALAHAGIALAADGQTVRVQLVRALSGVEVATGPHPGFPTDSAPQLAALLTQAAGPSLIGEWVYPRRDTHVVPLRAFGAELTVTGSMIRLHGPRRLHAADVQAADIRAVAALLIAALAADGTSTIRGLHHLRRGYGHLLPNLARLGAEVTIEPEV; encoded by the coding sequence ATGACCATCTCGTCTGACGGTCTCGTGAAAGTCACCGGAAACCGAGCACTGACCGGCCGGTATCCAGTGCAGGGCAGCAAGAACATCGCCCTTCACCTGTACGCGGCAGCGCTCCTGGCCGATACCCCGCTGGTCCTGGTGCGGGCGCCGGACATCGTGGACACCGGCGTCTGTGCCCAGATCCTCCGGCACATCGGTGTCGGCGCCATGTTCGACCGCAACCAATTCATGGTCAGCCCGGCCGAGACGCTGAGGCCGGTGGTTCCGTACGAACTCGGCCGGCAGATCCGCACCACCGCCGTCCTGGCATCCGCTGTCCTTGCCCGTGCCGGGCAGGTCACCTTTCCCTACCCCGGTGGTGACGCGTTCTGTCCCCGGTTGATCGACCGCCATCTGGCGGCGATGCGGGCCGCCGGGGCAGAGGTCGTCTCGACACCGACAGAGCTCCGGGTCCTGTCCGGGCGACGCGGCCTGCGTGCTTTCACCGTGGACGTGAACACCCCATACGGGCCGAGTCTGGGAGCGACGGTGACGGCGGTGCTCCTGGCCGCACGCATCCCGGGTGCCTCGTTGATCACGAGCCCGAGCATCGAGCCCGAGGTGATCGAGACCTGTCGGTTCCTCGCCGTTCGGGGCGTCGCGATCCACTGGGACGTCGAGGGGCTACACGTATCGGGGAGTGACCGGATCGACGGCGGCACCTTCGCGATCGTGGGCGACCGCATCGAGGCCGCCACCGTCGCCATGGCGGTTGCCGCGACCGGGGGGTGCGTGGACCTGGACGGCATCACCCTCGACCACCTCCCCGTCGGGTTGATCACCGCACTTGCCCACGCGGGCATCGCTCTCGCCGCCGACGGCCAGACCGTCCGCGTGCAGCTCGTGAGGGCCCTGTCCGGGGTGGAGGTCGCCACCGGGCCGCATCCCGGCTTCCCCACCGACAGTGCCCCGCAGTTGGCAGCGCTACTCACCCAGGCCGCCGGGCCCTCGTTGATCGGTGAGTGGGTGTACCCCCGGAGGGACACTCACGTCGTCCCGCTGCGGGCCTTCGGCGCGGAGCTCACCGTCACGGGGTCAATGATCCGCCTGCACGGCCCCCGACGGCTCCACGCCGCAGACGTGCAGGCAGCCGACATCCGCGCGGTGGCGGCACTGCTGATCGCCGCCCTGGCCGCCGACGGCACCTCTACGATCCGGGGTCTGCACCACTTGCGGCGCGGCTACGGCCATCTGCTCCCGAACCTGGCCAGGCTGGGCGCCGAGGTCACCATCGAACCGGAGGTCTAG
- a CDS encoding GGDEF domain-containing protein codes for MMTNLICQVLPIAAPTLGWAAHALVLARRLRTARTDPLTGLMRREEFTARAPRAVRHPQAAVLLLDLNGFKQINDTHGHAVGDQVLAAVGRRLAAWCASRGGFAARLGGDEFTAVVRLAPDADLDEELTYGLSARLSAPLDAGTVTLSPRASIGLCHTAHRPGAALSELLRAADEAMYTAKRLGDHWRPAGAVGTYPTVAGRRAGRPGTHLTLLTPVRRRAAS; via the coding sequence ATGATGACGAACCTCATATGCCAGGTCCTGCCCATCGCCGCCCCCACCCTCGGCTGGGCCGCCCACGCCCTCGTCCTCGCCCGCCGCCTCCGTACCGCCCGCACGGACCCGCTCACCGGGCTGATGCGCCGGGAGGAGTTCACGGCCCGAGCCCCGCGCGCGGTGCGCCACCCGCAGGCCGCGGTGCTGCTGCTCGACCTCAACGGGTTCAAACAGATCAACGACACCCACGGGCACGCGGTGGGCGACCAGGTCCTCGCCGCGGTAGGCCGCCGGCTCGCGGCCTGGTGCGCCTCGCGCGGCGGCTTCGCCGCGCGGCTGGGCGGCGACGAGTTCACCGCGGTCGTCCGCCTCGCCCCCGACGCCGACCTGGACGAGGAGCTGACGTACGGCCTGTCCGCCCGGCTCTCCGCGCCCCTCGACGCGGGAACCGTCACACTCTCCCCTCGCGCCTCCATCGGCCTCTGTCACACCGCGCACCGCCCGGGTGCCGCCCTGTCCGAGCTGCTGCGCGCCGCCGACGAGGCCATGTACACGGCCAAGCGCCTGGGCGACCACTGGCGGCCGGCCGGTGCCGTCGGCACGTACCCCACCGTGGCCGGACGCCGCGCCGGACGCCCGGGGACACACCTGACGCTGCTCACCCCGGTCCGGCGCCGGGCCGCCTCCTGA
- a CDS encoding carboxymuconolactone decarboxylase family protein, with product MAKRSITAEVPAVSRMSDPVELVPEMAEVSAALFKAVGNRTVPRRTIGLVHLRAGQIVGNTYLTMLHTDLLRKADETEERITAVSSWQDAPCFTAAERAALALVEAVFQPSAWGERVSDELYAQVAEHYDDKALATLTIAIGQVGFFVPLALVAKPVPGRTFSEPWK from the coding sequence ATGGCGAAGCGGTCGATCACGGCGGAGGTGCCGGCGGTCTCGCGGATGTCCGACCCGGTGGAGCTCGTGCCCGAGATGGCGGAGGTGTCGGCGGCGCTGTTCAAGGCCGTGGGGAACCGGACGGTGCCGCGGCGGACGATCGGACTGGTGCACCTGCGGGCCGGTCAGATCGTCGGCAACACGTACCTGACCATGCTGCACACCGACCTGCTGCGCAAGGCCGACGAGACCGAGGAGCGGATCACGGCGGTGTCCTCGTGGCAGGACGCGCCCTGCTTCACCGCGGCGGAGCGGGCCGCGCTGGCCCTGGTCGAGGCGGTGTTCCAGCCGTCGGCGTGGGGCGAGCGGGTGTCCGACGAGCTGTACGCGCAGGTGGCCGAGCACTATGACGACAAGGCGCTGGCCACCCTGACGATCGCGATCGGCCAGGTCGGGTTCTTCGTCCCGCTGGCCCTCGTCGCCAAGCCGGTGCCCGGACGGACGTTCTCCGAGCCATGGAAGTAG
- a CDS encoding sugar nucleotidyltransferase ( glucose-1-phosphate thymidylyltransferase ) 2: MQQHLPDSAATAEDVRLSTGYYLNLNALSPYLARLLARCQTVFDVKPAVVADLDDPTACGLDADRGGTIESGALCQGDVIVQEGARIEAGAQVVGPVLVCCGAVIGAGALVRDYAVIGPGCRIGFGADITRSLLAGHVFAKHPCFVGDSVVGYRVNLGAFCSTTGLRCDRGPVAEPAIEEITVTLDGRRISSGQTKFGAVIGDEVALPAGTVLSPGTLIGPRSVVYPHNHIGGFLPAGSRVR, translated from the coding sequence ATGCAGCAGCACCTTCCCGATTCCGCGGCGACGGCGGAAGACGTGCGGCTCAGCACGGGCTACTACCTCAACCTCAACGCGCTCAGCCCCTACCTCGCCCGGCTGCTGGCACGCTGCCAGACCGTGTTCGACGTCAAGCCGGCCGTGGTCGCGGACCTGGACGACCCCACCGCGTGCGGCCTGGACGCAGACCGGGGCGGCACGATCGAGAGCGGAGCCCTGTGCCAGGGCGACGTCATCGTGCAGGAGGGGGCACGTATCGAAGCCGGAGCCCAAGTGGTCGGCCCCGTCCTGGTCTGCTGCGGGGCGGTCATCGGGGCCGGCGCTCTGGTGCGGGACTACGCCGTGATCGGCCCCGGCTGCCGGATCGGGTTCGGGGCGGACATCACCCGGAGCCTGCTGGCCGGACACGTCTTCGCCAAGCACCCCTGCTTCGTCGGCGACTCGGTGGTCGGGTACCGCGTCAACCTCGGAGCCTTCTGCTCCACGACCGGCCTGCGCTGCGACCGCGGGCCGGTCGCCGAACCGGCGATCGAGGAAATCACCGTCACCCTGGACGGGCGCCGGATCAGCAGCGGCCAGACGAAATTCGGTGCGGTCATCGGTGACGAGGTCGCATTGCCCGCCGGGACAGTGCTGTCACCGGGGACACTGATCGGCCCCCGCAGTGTGGTCTACCCCCACAACCACATCGGCGGCTTCCTGCCTGCCGGGTCACGGGTCAGGTGA
- a CDS encoding DUF1906 domain-containing protein produces MDARRRIIGYLVALMAGVAQLPAGYAPATAADANAPMAKARAVFRGRAFDTCQAPSLVTLRAWKTSPYRGVGVYFAGDGRACPRQRWLSHAWLTGARDLGWRVLPLYVGSQSPCVRSETKRAIPIGDEPEDQGAEEAVEAVEKARQLGILPGSPIYLDMEAYNDKDEDCAAVTLAFVRSWSSTVARHGYVSGFYSSAESGIRHMERARRAGVKSLPSVMWFARWRVAASTANERTLSKSAWQPHRRIHQYAGEVSETHGGRKLTIDRDLVDAPVAVIG; encoded by the coding sequence ATGGACGCACGAAGAAGGATCATCGGATATCTCGTCGCCCTGATGGCGGGCGTGGCCCAGCTCCCGGCCGGCTACGCGCCCGCCACGGCGGCCGACGCGAACGCGCCGATGGCCAAGGCCCGCGCCGTGTTCCGGGGCCGGGCGTTCGACACCTGCCAGGCCCCCTCGCTGGTCACCCTGCGGGCGTGGAAGACCTCCCCGTACCGGGGCGTCGGCGTCTACTTCGCCGGTGACGGGCGGGCCTGCCCCCGCCAGCGGTGGCTCAGCCACGCGTGGCTCACCGGCGCCCGCGACCTGGGCTGGCGCGTGCTTCCGCTGTACGTCGGCTCGCAGTCGCCCTGCGTCCGCTCGGAGACCAAGCGGGCCATCCCCATCGGCGACGAGCCGGAGGACCAGGGGGCCGAGGAGGCCGTCGAGGCGGTGGAGAAGGCGCGGCAGCTCGGCATCCTGCCGGGCAGCCCGATCTACCTCGACATGGAGGCGTACAACGACAAGGACGAGGACTGCGCCGCGGTCACGCTGGCGTTCGTCCGGTCGTGGAGCAGTACGGTCGCCCGGCACGGCTACGTCTCCGGCTTCTACAGCAGCGCGGAGTCCGGCATCCGGCACATGGAGCGGGCCCGGCGCGCCGGCGTCAAGTCGCTGCCGTCGGTGATGTGGTTCGCGCGCTGGCGCGTCGCCGCTTCGACGGCCAACGAACGTACCCTCTCCAAGAGCGCCTGGCAGCCCCACCGGCGCATCCACCAGTACGCGGGAGAGGTCTCGGAGACCCACGGGGGCCGGAAGCTGACCATCGACCGTGACCTCGTCGACGCTCCGGTGGCCGTCATCGGGTGA
- a CDS encoding SigE family RNA polymerase sigma factor, translating into MTTTVCPSASTAVYPSFSSYVRARGPVLQRTARSLTANPCDAEDLLQTALTKTYLAWERIEDHRALDGYVRRALVNTRTSQWRKRKVDEYPCEELPEREAPPTADPAEAQALRDAMWRAVHRLPDRQRAMVVLRYYEDLTEAQTAELLGVSIGTVKSAVSRALGKLREDPELARAA; encoded by the coding sequence ATGACCACGACCGTGTGCCCCAGTGCGTCCACTGCCGTGTACCCGTCGTTCTCGTCGTACGTACGGGCACGCGGTCCGGTGCTCCAGCGCACCGCCCGCTCGCTGACCGCGAACCCCTGCGACGCGGAGGACCTGCTGCAGACCGCGCTGACCAAGACCTACCTGGCCTGGGAGCGGATAGAGGACCACCGGGCGCTCGACGGTTACGTCCGGCGCGCGCTGGTGAACACGCGCACCTCGCAGTGGCGCAAGCGGAAGGTCGACGAGTACCCCTGCGAGGAGCTCCCCGAGCGCGAGGCGCCGCCCACCGCGGACCCGGCGGAGGCGCAGGCGCTGCGCGACGCGATGTGGCGCGCGGTGCACCGGCTCCCCGACCGGCAGCGGGCCATGGTCGTCCTCAGGTACTACGAGGACCTCACCGAGGCGCAGACCGCCGAGCTGCTCGGCGTCTCGATCGGCACGGTCAAGAGCGCCGTCTCGCGCGCCCTGGGGAAACTGCGGGAGGACCCGGAGCTGGCCCGGGCGGCGTGA
- a CDS encoding serine hydrolase domain-containing protein, translating to MPAPFSADDTARLGETLQEVVADGASPGGVVVAGTAGHGQEVMVAGVVAPECGSQPPSVHTVYDIASLTKVVATWPLVGRAVQDGLIDLDAPIRDSLPVMSGEAPSGEASVRQLITHTSGLRASTRLDHYRGADLPLHELLCREPLEDTPGAHRYINRGYILLGLALTHLHRRPLDQLAADMWGGLGMRSTFYGPVARTSGVAPTEQRLPGAPRIWGAAHDDNAGLMGGVAGHAGVFSTPADLATYAQALLSADESGPLGDWLRSSLVPHAPIEPGLDRGLSWILAAGGSVAYHHGFTGTSLYLAPSTGRYLVICTNAVYYGPARVRLAPLRALALKTISSE from the coding sequence ATGCCCGCACCGTTCAGCGCCGACGACACCGCCCGCCTCGGGGAGACGCTGCAAGAAGTGGTGGCCGACGGTGCGAGTCCGGGCGGTGTCGTCGTCGCGGGGACCGCCGGTCACGGCCAGGAGGTCATGGTGGCCGGCGTGGTCGCTCCCGAGTGCGGATCACAGCCGCCCTCGGTGCACACGGTCTACGACATCGCGTCGCTGACGAAGGTCGTGGCCACCTGGCCGCTCGTCGGCCGGGCCGTCCAGGACGGGCTGATCGACTTGGACGCTCCCATCCGCGACAGCCTTCCGGTGATGAGCGGGGAAGCCCCCAGCGGGGAAGCCAGCGTACGGCAGTTGATCACTCACACTTCCGGCCTCCGCGCCTCCACCCGGCTCGACCACTACCGTGGCGCGGACCTGCCGCTGCACGAGCTCTTGTGTCGCGAACCGCTGGAGGACACCCCCGGCGCCCATCGCTACATCAACCGCGGCTACATCCTCCTCGGCCTCGCCCTCACCCACCTTCACCGCCGGCCCCTCGACCAACTGGCAGCCGACATGTGGGGCGGGCTCGGCATGCGCAGCACGTTCTACGGCCCGGTCGCCCGTACCTCCGGCGTGGCCCCCACCGAACAGCGACTTCCCGGCGCCCCGCGCATCTGGGGTGCCGCTCACGACGACAACGCCGGGCTCATGGGAGGCGTGGCCGGTCACGCCGGAGTGTTCTCCACCCCGGCCGACCTCGCCACCTACGCCCAAGCCCTGCTGTCCGCCGACGAGAGCGGCCCGTTGGGTGACTGGCTCCGTTCCAGTCTGGTCCCCCACGCTCCGATCGAACCGGGCCTCGACCGTGGTCTGTCGTGGATTCTCGCCGCCGGCGGGTCCGTCGCGTATCACCACGGCTTCACCGGCACCAGCCTGTACCTCGCCCCCTCGACCGGGCGCTACCTGGTGATCTGTACGAACGCCGTCTATTACGGCCCGGCCCGCGTACGCCTCGCACCGCTGCGAGCTCTGGCCCTCAAGACGATCTCGTCGGAATGA